A genomic region of Cydia amplana chromosome 5, ilCydAmpl1.1, whole genome shotgun sequence contains the following coding sequences:
- the LOC134648137 gene encoding beta-lactamase-like protein 2 homolog: MVFFNKVVAAMASIPPVTTLSNRVIRVLGCNPGHMTLQGTNTYLIGTGSNRILLDTGDKDVEEYQRNLANVLKSNKVNIEHIVVTHWHHDHIGGVENLYGTIANHAKIWKHKRSPEDAPDKELPPSIHLQWLSDGQELTVEGATVKIHHTPGHTTDHVIATLLEENVLFSGDCILGEGTAVFEDLYTYMQSLNKILDLRPSVIYPGHGNVVEDPIQKIEYYISHRNHRENQILDALKANPEKQLTEMDLVKIIYTETPEHLWPAAAYNVNHHLTKLTKENKTKCVEIDGESRWQYNTQDCTCNL; encoded by the exons ATGGTGTTCTTTA acAAAGTTGTTGCAGCCATGGCTTCAATACCACCGGTCACTACTCTTTCTAATCGGGTGATTAGGGTCCTTGGTTGTAATCCAGGCCATATGACGCTTCAGGGCACAAATACTTACCTCATTGGTACCGGAAGCAA CCGTATCTTGCTAGATACAGGAGATAAAGATGTAGAAGAATACCAGAGAAATCTAGCCAATGTCCTGAAGTCTAATAAGGTGAACATAGAGCACATAGTGGTCACTCACTGGCACCATGACCACATTGGGGGAGTGGAGAACTTATATGGAACTATTgcaa ATCATGCCAAGATATGGAAGCACAAAAGATCTCCAGAAGATGCACCGGACAAGGAACTACCCCCCTCAATACACCTCCAATGGCTCTCAGATGGCCAAGAACTAACCGTAGAAGGTGCCACAGTCAAAATACACCACACACCCGGCCACACAACGGACCATGTTATAGCAACCTTGCTTGAGGAGAATGTGCTGTTTTCTGGGGATTGTATTCTCGGTGAAGGCACTGCGGTGTTCGAGGATTTGTATACTTACATGCAGAGCTTGAATAAGATACTGGATTTGAGGCCTAGTGTTATTTATCCGGGGCATGGAAATGTTGTTGAG GACCCAATCCAAAAAATAGAATACTACATATCACACAGAAACCACCGGGAGAATCAAATTTTGGACGCATTGAAGGCCAATCCAGAGAAACAACTCACAGAAATGGATCTTGTAAAAATTATATACACAGAGACTCCAGAACATTTGTGGCCTGCCGCTGCTTACAATGTGAACCACCACTTAACTAAActtacaaaagaaaataaaactaaatgtgTAGAAATCGATGGGGAGAGCCGATGGCAGTACAATACGCAAGACTGTAcatgtaatttataa
- the LOC134648512 gene encoding NADH dehydrogenase [ubiquinone] flavoprotein 1, mitochondrial-like isoform X2, with amino-acid sequence MARTLARIIKTTKASLGVPSPIAIVNHLSVRFQQTTGKTQGGPLSDSDRIYTNLYGRHDWRLAGALSRGDWYLTKEIICKGSDWIINEMKTSGLRGRGGAGFPTGMKWSFMNKPSDGRPKYLVINADEGEPGTCKDREIMRHDPHKLIEGALLAGAAIGAHAAYIYIRGEFYNEANILQMAIAEAYQAGLIGKNACNSGFDYDVFVHRGAGAYVCGEETALIESIEGKQGKPRLKPPFPADVGLFGCPTTVNNVETISSSPTILRRGGAWYASFGRPRNHGTKLFNISGHVCTPCTVEEEMSIPLRDLIEIHAGGVLGGWDNLLAVIPGGSSCPLLPKHICETVLMDYDALMAVNSSFGTAAMIVMNQQTDIVKAIDRLLTFYAHESCGQCTPCREGVGWMKKIIQRSHDLCTS; translated from the exons ATGGCTAGAACGCTAGCAAGAATAATTAAGACTACAAAAGCAtcattag GTGTTCCTAGCCCGATCGCGATCGTCAATCATTTATCAGTACGATTCCAGCAGACGACGGGGAAAACACAGGGTGGACCGCTTTCTGACAGTGACAGAATTTATACGAATTTGTATGGCAGGCACGACTGGCGACTTGCAGGTGCCTTAAGTCGGGGTGATTGGTACTTGACTAAAGAGATCATCTGTAAAGGCTCTGACTGGATTATCA ATGAAATGAAGACTTCAGGCCTTCGAGGTCGTGGTGGTGCGGGTTTTCCCACTGGCATGAAGTGGTCCTTCATGAACAAGCCATCTGATGGTCGTCCCAAATACCTCGTAATCAATGCCGATGAGGGTGAGCCTGGCACGTGCAAAGACAGAGAGATCATGCGCCATGACCCCCATAAGCTCATTGAAGGGGCTTTGCTCGCTGGTGCTGCTATAGGCGCTCATGCTGCCTATATTTATATAAGAGGAGAGTTTTACAATGAAGCTAACATTCTTCAGATGGCGATTGCTGAG GCCTACCAAGCGGGTCTCATTGGTAAGAACGCCTGCAACTCTGGTTTTGACTACGACGTATTTGTGCACCGCGGCGCTGGTGCATATGTCTGCGGCGAGGAGACTGCTCTCATCGAGTCCATAGAGGGCAAGCAGGGTAAACCAAGGCTGAAGCCACCCTTCCCAGCAGACGTTGGTCTTTTTGGGTGCCCTACTACCGTGAACAATGTGGAAACTATTTCTTCGTCACCA ACGATCCTCCGACGCGGTGGGGCCTGGTATGCGTCATTCGGTCGACCACGTAACCATGGCACCAAGCTATTTAACATCTCAGGACACGTGTGCACGCCATGCACCGTCGAGGAGGAGATGAGCATCCCGCTCAGAGACTTGATCGAAATACACGCCGGCGGTGTTTTGGGGGGATGGGATAACCTGTTGGCGGTTATTCCTGGAGGATCATCTTGTCCGCTTTTACCTAAACA CATATGTGAAACAGTACTTATGGACTATGACGCCTTAATGGCGGTGAATTCCTCTTTCGGCACAGCAGCGATGATAGTTATGAACCAGCAGACCGACATAGTGAAAGCCATTGATCGGCTGCTCACGTTCTATGCGCATGAGTCTTGTGGCCAGTGCACGCCTTGCCGCGAAGGTGTAGGCTGGATGAAGAAAATTATCCAAAG